A genomic segment from Nicotiana tabacum cultivar K326 chromosome 7, ASM71507v2, whole genome shotgun sequence encodes:
- the LOC142162016 gene encoding uncharacterized protein LOC142162016, whose product MEAPRPPPPFPQRLLKKNDDRMFTKFLSMLSQVQLNIPLVDVLREIPKYAKCIKDIVAHKRRLTEFETVQLGLGAPRPTTVMLQLADRSIAHPEGVIKDVLMQIGKFIFPADFIILDYEADEMVPIILGQPLLATGDAIIKVREGKMILRVDDEEAVFNVYRVIQLPRHYEELSMIFVVEDDE is encoded by the exons ATGGAGGCTCCAAGACCACCACCACCTTTTCCCCAGAGATTGCTtaaaaagaatgatgatcgcatgttcacAAAATTcctctctatgttgagtcaggttcaattgaATATCCCACTTGTTGATGtgcttcgtgaaattccaaagtatgctaaaTGCATAAAAGATATAGTTGCTCACAAGAGAAGATTAACTGAATTTGAGACAGtg CAACTGGGCCTGGGAGCTCCAAGGCCCACTACTGTGATGTTACAGCTGGCTGACAGATCGATAGCACACCCTGAAGGGGTGATTAAAGATGTGTTGATGCAGATTGGGAAATTCATCTTCCCTGCTGATTTCATCATCCTTGATTATGAGGCTGACGAAATGGTTCCAATAATATTGGGGCAACCTCTCTTAGCTACTGGTGATGCAATTATCAAAGTAAGAGAGGGAAAGATGATTTTGAGGGTAGATGATGAGGAAGCAGTTTTTAATGTCTACAGAGtaatccaacttccccgccactatgaggagctctcaatGATATTTGTTGTTGAGGACGATGAGTAG